From Candidatus Methylomirabilota bacterium, the proteins below share one genomic window:
- a CDS encoding (2Fe-2S)-binding protein, producing the protein MRLDFTLNNHPCRAEAPAHWTVLDLLRDGLALTATKYGCGEGVCGTCTVLLDGEPVRACLVLASRLRGRTLLTAEGLEDNGQPDRLQSAFARAGAAQCGFCTPGMLLSARALLAANPSPTEHDVREALAGNLCRCTGYTKIIEAVLAAAGAR; encoded by the coding sequence ATGCGCCTCGACTTCACCCTCAACAACCATCCCTGCCGCGCGGAGGCTCCCGCCCACTGGACGGTCCTCGATCTTCTCCGCGATGGCCTCGCCCTCACGGCGACCAAGTATGGCTGTGGCGAGGGCGTGTGTGGCACCTGCACCGTGCTCCTCGACGGCGAGCCCGTCCGCGCATGCCTCGTTCTCGCCTCCCGGCTCCGCGGGCGGACCCTCCTCACCGCCGAAGGTCTGGAAGACAATGGCCAGCCTGACCGGCTTCAGAGCGCCTTTGCCCGCGCGGGCGCGGCCCAGTGCGGCTTCTGCACGCCGGGCATGCTGCTCTCCGCCCGCGCGCTGCTCGCCGCGAATCCCTCGCCCACCGAGCACGACGTGCGCGAGGCCCTCGCCGGCAATCTCTGCCGCTGTACCGGCTACACGAAGATCATCGAAGCGGTGCTGGCCGCGGCGGGCGCCCGCTGA